The genomic segment TGTGTTTTcaagatttattttggtttttatgtattatatttatttaattctcATTTGGGTTTTTGTAATTTCAAGAATCTTGATATAAAGTTTAGTACTTTAggggttttgaatttttgaatttgtcatttgggttTTAGTAATTTCAAGAATCTTGATGTAAAGttttggaaatagcctctctacctgcTAGAGGCAGTGGTAAGGTATGCGAATGCTCTATCCTCTCCGGACCCCACAAGTGGGACTTGATGTAAAGTTACATTCTTCCTGTGTTATCTTGAATTTAAGTCATTTGTTATACCATGCATGgtcacaatatatttttttttaattctgttGCATGCAGGTATTTGTATTCTGTTTTCCACTGCTAGATTGTGATATCAAGCTCAATTAGATTGTAATATAGGATTATTGTGTAATTTTTGGGGATATTAAGTTTCTTGGTAGTTGAACAGATGAATGTTGTAGGTAAAGTTAGTAGCTTTATAACACAGGGTGTATACTCAGTTGCCACCCCATTTCACCCTTTTGGTGGAGCAGTTGACATAATTGTAGTGAAACAGCATGATGGGACTTTTAGGAGTACCCCTTGGTATGTTCGATTCGGGAAGTTTCAAGGTGTTCTTAAGGGGACAGAAAAGGTAGTTAGAATAGAAGTTAATGGTAAAGAAGCCGATTTTCATATGTATCTTGATAATTCTGGTGAAGCATATTTTATCAAAGAGGCTGCTGCTGACGATGGGAATGAGGAAAATGGTGTCTTGAAGGAGTCCGATAGTCTTAAAGGTGAAGAGGATACTAGTAATCTTGGTAACGGTAACCATAAAGACAGTAGAAAAGATGACGAGCTGTCTAAAAAAGAGGAGGAGGATGCTGCTGATTTGCCATTACGAGATGAACGTGTTACATTAGGTATGGATCGATTAAATAGGACAGATTCAGATGCTGACCGAAGATTCTACGAGTTTCAGGATGACCAATGTTCTCTGGATGATTCGGTTGATTTATCTGAATATGGTTCCAGTAGATATGATAATTTGGAAAATGTGGAGCATGTTTTAGAATCACAGGACTCCAGTTCGGAAGTTGTTCTAGTGAGTGTGGATGGCCATATACTGACAGCACCTATTTCATCTTCTGAAAGGAACACGGAAGATGTCGAATTGGACACACCTCAGTTTCATCTGGGGCCTGGTCAGGGGACTGAATTTTGTGATGATAGTTCAGAGTTTAATTCAGGTGATGGTACATGGGCTGAGGATTATTTCAGTGATCTGAACTCATCCAAAGTTGCATCAGCAGGCACTCGCAATGTTAAAAATGAGAGCACTACAATTGAGCACCACTTAGAAGTTTCTGAAGTAGATGGAAAGCATCTTGATCAAACTCCAGAAAATGATCTGAAGAACCGGGAATTAGATCCGTGCATGAATCGTACTGAGGAGAGCACATCATGCAGCATTAAGAAGGATGAGGTTTTCAAGAGCTGCCTAGAGCTATCCGCATTAGCCATGCACGCTGAAGATGAGGTTAGTCAGTCAGACACGGTTTCTCAGTCGGAGATATCTCCGGGAGTTGTTGAAGATGTAAAGGAAACGTTTCATAGGAGTGCTACTGCAATCAGTGAAGCTGAAGACAGACATCCTGAGAAATTGGGAAATGAAAATGGAAGTCATGATGCTGACGGTGTAACCCTTCAGAAAAGTGACTTGGACTCGGGGCATAATGCTTCAGACAGTGCAAGAGATCATCTTTTTGAGAATGATGACCACTCAAAGGAACAGACTGATGTAACAGTAGAGCAGACACAAAGTGGCCAGCAAGGATCAGATGAAAGCACCAAATTTGATAATTTGGAGCAGCAGACTGCAGCTTTGCTTAAAGGTACAGAAAACGATTCAAGCACAAGCAGGCATGCCTCTTGGTTTTGATTAAAATTATAGGGTCTCATCTAGTTGTTCAATTTAATTCCACTTCTCACTATGTTCACACATTTTGTTAGTGATATCTGCAGGAGTAGAGATATCTCTTTGTAGGAACTTGCTTCATGCTGGCATGGGTTCTGTAGCTGCTGGAGAAGTCTTTGAGGCAAATCGCATTTCTGAGGAGGAATTCAGGAACTCTGCAAAATCCATAATTGATAATCCAAATTTAGCTGTCCGAATTCAAGGAAATTATTTACCCTGGGACAAAGCTGCGCCTATCGTTCTCGGGATGGCTGCATATAATATGGAACTACCAGTTGACTCTACTGATGTCATACCCGTGGAGCAGGACAAGAACGTAAAAGCAGGAGAGGATGATAGTGGGTTGCCTTCAACTCCTAGTCGACGATGGAGGCTTTGGCCAATACCATTTAGAAGAGTAAAGACAATAGAGCATACTAGCAGTAATTCATCAAATGAAGAGGTGTTTGTTGATTCCGAATCAATCTCACTGACCCAGCCTACAGAGCAAACAGCAACACCACAAGGAGGAAAGGAATCTCCTCGCAAGCAACTTGTGAGAACAAATGTCCCTTCTACTGGTCAAATCGAATCTTTAAAACTGAAAGAGGGTCAGAATTTGGtgactttcattttttccactcGAGTCCTAGGGGAGCAAAAGGTTTGTTGTGTTACTTGTGCCAAATTtgtttactttaaaaaaatgttGTCTTTTTATTGTTCTGGTTCCTATGGCGTTGCTAAACCAACTTTCTAAAACAGGTTGAAGCCCATATATATTTGTGGAAGTGGAATACTCGGATAGTAATTTCTGATGTTGATGGGACTATTACCAAGTAAGCTTTTTTGATCGCTGTACCTCAAGCTGCAAAAAATTGTTAGCCTTTACATGCTATCTAAGAGGTTGTTTCTCACCTGATGAGTTGCTTGCAAGATCCACTATCATGCTTGGAACTTAACAAATTAAAGCCAGTTGAACCTTGAGATTTTTATAGGATAGGCTGATTTTACTTGTCCAAATTTCTTTTTGTAAGGTTTTCTACCTTTTGGTATACTTTTTGTATTCAGGCGtgttttgcccttcattaaataGATTTTAATAATATCCAAAAAGAGAGAAGCTGATCTGAGAGCATAAAAATGGTTACAAAATGGAACTGTTTGTTGGAACATCATCTCATTGTGGAAACACATTATGTAATTATCAAGTTGAATGTAATGAGGACATGTTTTCTGATGTACATTAACAAGTTGATATTTTATGTCTAGGTCCGATGTTCTTGGTCAGTTCATGCCATTGGTTGGAAAGGACTGGACCCACTCTGGAATCGCGAGACTTTTCTGTGCAATCAAGGTATTCCTTTTATCTGTCCTATATTTGATCTCTTTGTCTTCAAGTAATCACATCAATTAAGTTCTAAACCATTCTTAACATATGTGTGCGCGCGCCTGCACATTAATTTATACATTTCGTTCTTTTGTATTACATATGTGCGCGTGCGCGCACCTGCACATTAATTTAtacatttctttcttttgtattttgataaaatactttAAGACAAAGTGACTACCATTACTTTCCTCCAATGAAAACATGTTATCCAAGGTTTCTAAGATGGTACTGCTGAAGTTGGATGCTACTCTGTTTAGGACTATGGATCTGGTATCTAAAATCAGTTcttttttcaaacaaattttgTTTCTTTAACCACGGAAACAACCTTCCTAGACATGTAGTGTGATAGCAGCAGCATCAAGTACCACCAAGTGTATTAATTATTGTCATATCATGATTTTTCACACATCTTTTTTCTATTAATACATTTCATAGGATGTAGCAAGTCAACTGCTGTATTTCCTTTGTGATATCCATATGAACGTAGATATCAGCAAATtttttggaattcatgtcctTGTACTGGTTTTCTGACTAATTGTGGCAGGAAAGTATTGTATGCTATATTTCAGATAACTATTATGTAAGTATGAAATAAAAGTGATTCCTCTAGCATTTGATCTTTACCACATTAAATGCTATTTGATGATGAAATTGTTTCATGAAATGAATCTGTGACCATCTAAGCTAATGATGTTTGGAAAGTAAAATTTATCCTGAGTTGTTGTTTTAGTTAATGTTACCTATGGAAagattgtcatttttcttttgttatgtGGAAAGGGTTCAGTTCTTTCTTGTGCTGGATAGGGAATGTGGCAATTCAGGATTTGATGCTTCAGTATGAGAAAGAGGTTGCATGGTGGCTATGCCATGACACTTAATGTGATTGATAATATGTCTGCCAGAGATGAGCAGGAAATTTGTTTAATGTATATAGAAAGGAAAGtaaaatgttgatgatatcatatAGGGTTTATGTTATTTAATCCCTATGTTTGGACCTCGTACCTATGTTTGGATGTCATACCTATGTTATTTAATCGTGTCCTatgcttttgatgcttttgtTTACTGTCtttttatcttgagccgagggtttatcggaaacaacctctctatctctctagaggtagtggtatggactgcgtacactctaccctccccagaccccactatgtgggaataaactgggttttttgttgttgttgttgttgtatatagaAAGGAAAGtaaaatgttgatgatatcatatAGGGTTTATCTACAAAGTGGGAAAGAATAAAATGTTAATACTGGTAGGAGGCGGCaagtatcccgtggaattagtcaagGTGCGTGCAAGATGGCCCGGACATCACGGTTAtcgaaaaaagaagaatactaaaGGGTTAATAAGCAATCATGgaagaattttaagaaaattagaTAGAAGAGTCCTGTATTCAAGTTACCATAACTTTAGATAAAGTGCGGTACCTTAGTCTACTGACCCACTCATACAGGATCACAAGAACCTTATATTAGATACTTGCTTTGGTGAGATCTACAAAGTTACATACCTCACGGCAGAGTATTGTACATTATACAATGTAAAAAAGTAGAGTTGAAGAGAAAAATGTATATAGGATGAATTCTTGTATCTCCTTTCCCTCTTTATTAATATGAAGTAGCATGATTAACTAACATGAAGCTGGCTTAATGTTTATGGTTTATCACTTCCATTTTCATTGATGTTGAACTATATTGCTCCATTATTTTATAATCGATGTGCTTTCTCTTAATGGCAGGAAAATGGTTATCAGCTGCTCTTTCTCAGTGCACGAGCAATTGTTCAAGCTTATCTGACCAAAAGTTTTCTGTTCAATCTCAAACAGGTAATCATAGCCCCGTTTACATGAAATACCGATGAcactaatttttagttttctaaaagatACAGAAAATTTATCAGAATCCCAAGGGAGCATGTTGGTTGGATTTTCTGTTACATGTAGGACCATTTCTTGATTTGTGTCTGCCGTCCTTGCGCAAGGCCATGCTAATGCTCTCTATATCGTTACAATTCTATAAAATGTTTCCAGAGGGACTGTCATTTGCTTATTTGTATTTTCGGTTTGGCTTGGTTTCGGTTTGTTTCGATTTTGTGCAGGTATTTTTGTTTTCCAGTGttgcttcttttttatttctttttaattcaaaaaaatgaggATTAGAGGTATACATAGTTTATTAAGGTTTCATTTGTCTCCACCTCTGTATCTCTCGCCCTCTTCTCCACACCTCAAGACAGGAATAGAATGAGATCAGATGAACATCCCTAGAAATGTCCGTAGAACCTTGTCAATCTGAGATCCAAATACCGATTTGGTGAGATGGTATAGGCCATAAGCTTATATCCATGGCTATGCATGAAACTTCAAAACActgatttttttcatttaactGATGGTTGCTATCCCAATCAGCATCGATTCCAAACTACTTTTTGCGTTAACTACCCAAAACCTCCTCCGTATCAGGCTTGGGACTTACTGTGTATAGTTTGAGTTTTAAACCAGCCATGTTCTACTCATATACTTTGTTTCAGACCTCTCATGAATGTTTTTTCTATGCATTGTCTAATGCTGCTGTTGCTCAACTGTACACAGTATACACTGCCTTAAGAATCGATTTGGTATCTGTATGCTTGTCCTTTCTTGTAGAATTCTGATCGTGCAACAGATTTGACTGACCAGAAATGTGTAAAATGATCTGTAGGATGGGAAATCTTTACCACCTGGACCTGTTGTTATTTCACCTGATGGTTTATTTCCCTCATTGTACAGGGAAGGTAAGTAAATTTGCCTTTAGTCTTTGTCAAAGTGCAGTATGCATGCAtgccaatttcacatgtttcttGGTGCTTGTTTTCAACGAGAGTTATCCGAGATCTTCAGCTCTTTGGCAGGAGCAAGTCTATTGACTTCTCCTACTGATATGATAAAGTAATTGACCTGTGTTTGATCTCTGATAAAACTTGCCTTTTCTCTTCTATGTCATGGCAGTTATAAGAAGAGCTCCTCATGAATTCAAGATTGCCTGCTTAGAGGTAAGTACCCCAAGAGTGGCAGTTCTTTCAGCATTTCAGTCTAAACCCAATTCTATATTTGGTAGTTGGTACAATACTGATCACATTTTAGCGCCAAAATACATTTactcaaattttatttgtttaagtTCAAAAGTCCTTAATGATATTTTATCATTAACCTTTTGTCGAGTAAATATCCACCGATTTAATAAGTTTCTCGAGAAGTTGAATTTTTGTaagttaaaaatttaaacaaaaagaaaatgaaaaaatatgggacaaatataagaaaaatacagCAAATACCGCAAGTAACCCCTCAAGGTGTATCACAAAGGATCTAAGAGTTCAAGTAACAAACTTGAAAATCAAAGTTTGAAATCCAACAAAAAAGCAACAGTAGTTAATTATTTTCATTTGGCTAAGCCTTGATGGACATTTTAGTCTGGTACATGTGCTGGTGGTAGGTAGCAGGTTCATGAAACATGTGAAACTGTGAAAGCAACATTTTGCTCTCTAATCTAGTAGTTTAATCATGATGTTATAATCTCGGACTTCTCTTTGAAATTACTTATAAGTGATGTCTCATTGCTGAATTGTCATTTAGTCTTGTCTAATCCAGAAAGTCAAATATTGTACCAATTGGAGCATATAAATCTTTTATTTGCTTAATCTAGACGCTAATACTGCATACCAAAATGACCCCTAGTGGATTCAATCCTTTTGGATCTCTTGAATGGTTTGCCATCTTCTAATGTGTTCTTGTACCTTTCAGGACATTAAAGCACTTTTTCCACCAGATTACAACCCTTTTTATGCGGGCTTTGGGAATAGGGACACCGATGAGCTCAGTTACAGGAAAATTGGAATTCCGAAAGgcaaaatttttataataaacCCAAAGGTTCgcaatctcttccctttgatttcttgtgaaaaACGGAATGTACAAGTCCCACTCTTGTCTAACATCTTGAATTCGACTTACAGGGGGAGGTAGCAATTAACCACCAAATCGATGTGAAATCCTATACTTCATTACACACACTAGTTAATGACATGTTCCCTCCTACATCCATGGTTGAGCAGGTTAGCGATGACTCTCTTTTTTTCAAGTATCCTAGAGTCGTTGACACTTATGAATTTAAGAATTTTAGGGCCATTTTGCACCATGAAATGCATGTTTATAGGACAAGTTGTCAAACATCAAATTCCTGTTATTTTCTAGTATCATCTTTTCAATCTTAGAATGCATTATCTTTCTTATTTACCAGTTTTCTAAAACTGAAGTATAGTGTTTTTCTTCCCGTTTATTTTGCCAGGTGGCATCCTCAATTCCACTAAGGGGATTCATAGTTAGTGATGTTAACtctatgaattaaaaaaataactgaaGAAGTTTTCTCCTAGTCAATCTCATTTGGAGACTCGACTTGACAGTAGAAAACTAAAAGAAAGGGCGGCGGGGTATGCGCCGGGTCCAGGGAAGGGCTTGACCACAAGGTCTATTGTACAGAGGCTTACCCTGCATTTTTACAAGAGGCTGTTTCCATAGCTCAAACCCGTGACCTCCTTCCTGGTCAGTTGGTAGCAACTTTACCATTTACACCAAGACTCCCCTTCGTGACAGTAGAAAACTCTTTTACTCAAAATCAATCCATGTTCTTGGGGTCAAAACCTAGATAAGAAGATTTAAGCTTGTATAGTTTCTAGTATTCTTAGCAATTAGGCTGTTATGGTGTGTTGCATGCCCgtgttttcttttcttatagGGGAGAGAAGAACAATTTCGGTGAGTGTGTAGTTTGACACGTATAgtgattcttttcctttttttcacgCGTTCTGCAAAGAACCGAacttttcatttgtttgtaatctTGGAGCTTTGTCGGGGGGCATCTCGATGACATTTTTGTGGATTTTCATTGTAAATGCAGGAAGATTTTAACTTGTGGAACTATTGGAAAGTGCCATTGGTAGAGGTCGATGACTTGTAGAGATTTCTTCTTCCCTCATACCGATGGAACTTTTTGGTTGACCTGGAAGCCGATGACATGTGTACCACCTGCAGTTTCTTGAGATCTCTTCCCTCGTATCGAGGGATCATTTTTCGTTGATCTGGGAAGTCGCCGACATGTTTAGCAGCCGATATATGTCTAACCACCTGCAGTTTCCTTTGTAGAAGAGCTGCCATTCTAgttcttttttcttgtttctatTATTAAGGTGTATAAAATTCAGCTATGTAGGTCCTTATTAATTCATATATTGTACTCAAAAGCATATAAAGTTCTTACTGAATAAAAATTTTCTGTTCTATTTCTTTAAGTTCGTTTGCTGGTCTTCACTGGTCTTCTTCAGAATCATGCTCTAACTTTGGCACACATAATTAATCCAGACATATGCCTGTGGAATTACACAACGTATTACTGTCAAAGACTTATCGATAATAACATTTCACAATAACAACCAAGTTTCTTGAAGATGATTCTCTTATAAAAAGTGATTTGTTTCGTTCGAGCCTTCGTAGCTTAATGCATGTAACGGGCAGGGAAGAATGACAATGAACTCAAAAGTAAATGAAGGAGCCCTTCTTCAAACACTGGgcatagcggaagctttagtgcatcgggctgcccCTTTCCAAAGCTAATGGAGGAGATTTGCAACTTAAAACAAGGTTTTTCTCCTAATATCTTCAATAAGGTTGCTTTCCATTGCAAGAAGGACCCATTACGATCTTCAATAAGGTTGCTTTCCATTGCAAGAAGGACCCATTACGACAAGAATTTCACCCATTCTGTTATACTTATGAGCATCTAATTATAGTGGTCATGCACAAACTTGATAACTGCTATTTTCGATGCAACTACCTTGACAGTATTATTGGAGGAAGCTTGACTAATCTTCACCTTATACTTAGCATCAACAACATTGAAATAagatttacacacaaaaaaaaacacttaTCATTCATTGGTTATTCATGACATTCCAAAAATGTCTGAATTGaaatatgattttcaaattaaGTTTCAAATTAGTGAATGTTGCCAAATGGAGTGGCGATTTGGCGATGtcatataaacaaaaaaaaatcaactcgACTTGTTATTCTATTTCATAGAGACTCCATTTttcatgttatgttatgttatatattttatcTAGTAACATTCGTTATACACAAACAAATGGGAGGTCTCAAATTTGAAATCCCTTACATGCTTTATTAGTTGTGCTCATAGACAGAGTCAGAGTTTCCCAAATGCAATTTATCTCTTTTATCGAGATTTACCCTGCACGCCCCAAAAAATAGCAATTGCATATCCCTTGCCATTAAATTTAATTGTAGTACTTACTACAAGTGCATGTGAGTTGTGgataaattagttagagattTGTGAAAGATGATCTGAACACTAcgattatgaaaaaattatatacaaGTTAGTCCTCCTATCACTAAAAATAGAGGCTATATGTAAATCACACTAGTAAGCTTATACGATAAGCTCATACCTGAGTGACAAATGAAGGCTGAATTCGATCCTAGGTCTCCCGCATGGAGACCCACCTCCCAACCACTCACTCAATCATGCCCTCGTGGGTACTTGACACACTCCTTAAAAAGTAATCCTTTTGTTCCAATTTATATGAgtcacttttctttttagtcagttccaaaaaaaatgatatgtttctatatttagtaacaatttgacttttaaatacatattttatccttcataaaaTGATTTATAGCCATACAAACATCTATCACTTATTTTAAaccataagtttcaaatttttctttcttccttaaaCTTCAAGTCAAACTAACTCGTATAAATTGAAAACAAACAatgtaataaattaaaaaaaaagaagtaaatttaacatattcttttaaatataataaattcaatgcTTAAATACCTATGGTGTGCTGGAGTAAATAGAGGCTAAAATGTAGGTGTTATGGTCatgaaaatcaattatttttgaagttgaaattgaaattggaatTTGAAGTTATAtttgatcataaatataaattgaagtttttttttacattttgtgagagaagtaaaattttaaaaaaaaaaaagtgaaaataaacttaatttttttttttttcaaatataattttaaattatatttaaaattcctGTGATTTTTTATTAAACAGAAATAATTTtctgcaaaaagtaaaaaattatcataaCCAAACACCCCTCCCTAAATCatgaccaaaaaaaataaaaaatgcacagGCAATAAAAGGGGAGGAAAGAGGGCGCGAAAGGAGTGGCAAGAGACTAGAACAACTTACCGAACAATCTGTGACCTCTTCTCTTACACACACAAAACCAAACTTCCATTTCCATTTCCAATGTCTCTTTCCCTTTCTTCTTCCTCAGAAAAATCCACCGGAGTAATTAAAATTAACCAGAATTTGATCGGCGATGTCATGGCTGAGATCGGCGGTGAGCAAAGCTGTAGAAGTTGGCGGCGCCGGCAATCGAAATCTCTCTCGCAACCTCCGTTACTACGCCGATTCCGTCGTACAACAAGCTAGTAATGCTGTCTCCGGCGGTGCCAAATTATTCCTTGATCGCTCCGTATGACTAATTCTCTCTCTACACattcatgcatatatatacacataacacGTGCACACACGCCGAGTtagaattttgagtttatgattttttttatgaataaattatttatatatattaagtaGTATTTTCGTACAAATTATTGTCTtttttgtgctagaattttgAGTTAGATTTAGTTGAGCTGTGCGAAAGCTGATTAATACACCATGATTATATAAAGAAATTCATGCAAGTGATGATCCATCTtatcattaataaaaataaatggaatGTATTTTTGCCCCATTTTAGATAATTTAGGGGTAGTTTTGGTCTTTTTACGTAAATGAGATGCTGACGTGGATTGATTATGTGGCAATTTTTTTTCACGTGGTGTGCTTGGTGGGATTCCGTTAAGgtaaggggtatttttgagtaaaaaaataaatgaagaatatGTTTACTTTATTTCGGATAGTTCaaagtgtcacaccccttttataACCAAAAAGATtgtgattttaagtttgaaaggatttttattattaaagtgacaaaagattgaaaatttgcttcgaaaaaggattatttacattttttattcagagtcgccacttggcataaatctggtgtgccaagtcacctttggaaatccttttcaaaacagtttgactctagaaactgatccgcgaacagagattccagataaggaattatgttgaccgaggggaaggtgttaggcacccctcgatcccgtggttcgaccacggtcgcttggtggagcatatcgactaatttgacatcacgaatgtataaaccacacaaaaacacataaaacaatcaatcaaacacacaaaaacaaaacaaatccaaaatatagtgttcggtccaattatacagtccaaaataaaaaggtactgaaaagtaaacctacactaatcctaaactactctccaatgctttacccgatgcctcgggccttgatcacgagcctcctttgcgttacatgatacttcggggcattccccgaataaatcaatacaaatctctcgaggcattccccggccaaatgagtacaattttaatttttgtacgATAAAGTAGAACGAACCGTccacgcacatattcaaacactcaacAAATTGTTATTTCTATATTTGCCTATCCGACCTAGTGTTTGCCTACTAATTCACcctaaaacatgatattatcaATTTTAATGATATCAATGTTCATTCCGAATTAAANNNNNNNNNNNNNNNNNNNNNNNNNNNNNNNNNNNNNNNNNNNNNNNNNNNNNNNNNNNNNNNNNNNNNNNNNNNNNNNNNNNNNNNNNNNNNNNNNNNNNNNNNNNNNNNNNNNNNNNNNNNNNNNNNNNNNNNNNNNNNNNNNNNNNNNNNNNNNNNNNNNNNNNNNNNNNNNNNNNNNNNNNNNNNNNNNNNNNNNNNNNNNNNNNNNNNNNNNNNNNNNNNNNNNNNNNNNNNNNNNNNNNNNNNNNNNNNNNNNNNNNNNNNNNNNNNNNNNNNNNNNNNNNNNNNNNNNNNNNNNNNNNNNNNNNNNNNNNNNNNNNNNNNNNNNNNNNNNNNNNNNNNNNNNNNNNNNNNNNNNNNNNNNNNNNNNNNNNNNNNNNNNNNNNNNNNNNNNNNNNNNNNNNNNNNNNNNNNNNNNNNNNNNNNNNNNNNNN from the Capsicum annuum cultivar UCD-10X-F1 chromosome 9, UCD10Xv1.1, whole genome shotgun sequence genome contains:
- the LOC107842944 gene encoding phosphatidate phosphatase PAH1 isoform X1, whose translation is MNVVGKVSSFITQGVYSVATPFHPFGGAVDIIVVKQHDGTFRSTPWYVRFGKFQGVLKGTEKVVRIEVNGKEADFHMYLDNSGEAYFIKEAAADDGNEENGVLKESDSLKGEEDTSNLGNGNHKDSRKDDELSKKEEEDAADLPLRDERVTLGMDRLNRTDSDADRRFYEFQDDQCSLDDSVDLSEYGSSRYDNLENVEHVLESQDSSSEVVLVSVDGHILTAPISSSERNTEDVELDTPQFHLGPGQGTEFCDDSSEFNSGDGTWAEDYFSDLNSSKVASAGTRNVKNESTTIEHHLEVSEVDGKHLDQTPENDLKNRELDPCMNRTEESTSCSIKKDEVFKSCLELSALAMHAEDEVSQSDTVSQSEISPGVVEDVKETFHRSATAISEAEDRHPEKLGNENGSHDADGVTLQKSDLDSGHNASDSARDHLFENDDHSKEQTDVTVEQTQSGQQGSDESTKFDNLEQQTAALLKVISAGVEISLCRNLLHAGMGSVAAGEVFEANRISEEEFRNSAKSIIDNPNLAVRIQGNYLPWDKAAPIVLGMAAYNMELPVDSTDVIPVEQDKNVKAGEDDSGLPSTPSRRWRLWPIPFRRVKTIEHTSSNSSNEEVFVDSESISLTQPTEQTATPQGGKESPRKQLVRTNVPSTGQIESLKLKEGQNLVTFIFSTRVLGEQKVEAHIYLWKWNTRIVISDVDGTITKSDVLGQFMPLVGKDWTHSGIARLFCAIKENGYQLLFLSARAIVQAYLTKSFLFNLKQDGKSLPPGPVVISPDGLFPSLYREVIRRAPHEFKIACLEDIKALFPPDYNPFYAGFGNRDTDELSYRKIGIPKGKIFIINPKGEVAINHQIDVKSYTSLHTLVNDMFPPTSMVEQEDFNLWNYWKVPLVEVDDL
- the LOC107842944 gene encoding phosphatidate phosphatase PAH1 isoform X2; translation: MNVVGKVSSFITQGVYSVATPFHPFGGAVDIIVVKQHDGTFRSTPWYVRFGKFQGVLKGTEKVVRIEVNGKEADFHMYLDNSGEAYFIKEAAADDGNEENGVLKESDSLKGEEDTSNLGNGNHKDSRKDDELSKKEEEDAADLPLRDERVTLGMDRLNRTDSDADRRFYEFQDDQCSLDDSVDLSEYGSSRYDNLENVEHVLESQDSSSEVVLVSVDGHILTAPISSSERNTEDVELDTPQFHLGPGQGTEFCDDSSEFNSGDGTWAEDYFSDLNSSKVASAGTRNVKNESTTIEHHLEVSEVDGKHLDQTPENDLKNRELDPCMNRTEESTSCSIKKDEVFKSCLELSALAMHAEDEVSQSDTVSQSEISPGVVEDVKETFHRSATAISEAEDRHPEKLGNENGSHDADGVTLQKSDLDSGHNASDSARDHLFENDDHSKEQTDVTVEQTQSGQQGSDESTKFDNLEQQTAALLKGVEISLCRNLLHAGMGSVAAGEVFEANRISEEEFRNSAKSIIDNPNLAVRIQGNYLPWDKAAPIVLGMAAYNMELPVDSTDVIPVEQDKNVKAGEDDSGLPSTPSRRWRLWPIPFRRVKTIEHTSSNSSNEEVFVDSESISLTQPTEQTATPQGGKESPRKQLVRTNVPSTGQIESLKLKEGQNLVTFIFSTRVLGEQKVEAHIYLWKWNTRIVISDVDGTITKSDVLGQFMPLVGKDWTHSGIARLFCAIKENGYQLLFLSARAIVQAYLTKSFLFNLKQDGKSLPPGPVVISPDGLFPSLYREVIRRAPHEFKIACLEDIKALFPPDYNPFYAGFGNRDTDELSYRKIGIPKGKIFIINPKGEVAINHQIDVKSYTSLHTLVNDMFPPTSMVEQEDFNLWNYWKVPLVEVDDL